The Trichocoleus desertorum ATA4-8-CV12 genome includes the window GGCTAGAATGGCATGCATAAACGCCATGTTGCTGCCTGCGGTTACGAACACAGAACTTTGCTGATTCACCTCAATGCCATTAAAGCCCTGAAGCTTACCTGCGATCGCCTCTAGTAACGGCGGAATCCCTTCATTCGCTTTGTACAAGTGATTCGCCGGATCAGCCAAAAACTGAGGAATCTGCGCGATCGCCTCTGGTGGCGGCCCATAGTAAACCACGCCTTGCCCTAGAGAGATCGTGCCAGGATGTTGGCGAATCAGTTCCCCCACAATTGGAATGATGGGAGACTGCACCGTTTGCATACGAGAAATCAAATTTTCCATGCCAATATGAGCGGATATGATGCGATCGCTGGCTTCAATTGTCTCTTAAAGGAACGCTTTGATGCCGAATCTGCAAGAGAATGACGAAGCCATGCGGCAAGTTTTAACCCAAGCTAAAGTAATTGCTGTGGTTGACCGTTCCTCAGCGGGGGTTGGGGGCAAGCGCTCTCAAAGGCTCGGTTCCCATTCATAAAGTGCTAACCATAACAACTCGAAGATCTCTCTTCCGGTACTAGCACCAACCTTAGTTCTCCCATCACAATTCCTAAGAGCTAGTTTTTTGAATGTTTTCAACATCTGCGATCGCATGGCTTTAAGGAGTCATGCGCTACTTTTTTACGGTCTTCAGGGAGGACATTTAGCGTGAGACTTGGCGCTCAATATTTAGGAAATGGTCAGTGTGAATTTATCGTCTGGGCACCAACTGCCACTACTGTCTCCTTACAATTGCTCTCTCCCAAACAGCAACAGATGGCGATGGAGCAACAGGAAGGCGGATATTGGCGAATAGTGGCTTCTGACGTGCATCCAGGGACTCTTTATCAGTATCAGGTAGGTGATACAGAAGCTCGTCCCGATCCTGCTTCTAACTTGCAACCTCAAGGTGTACATGGCCCTTCTGAGGTGGTTGATCATCAATTTAACTGGAGCGATGGCAACTGGAATGGCATCCCTTTAGAGGCGATAATTCTGTATGAATTGCATGTCGGCACCTTTACTCAAGCAGGCACCTTTGAAGCTGCGATCGCTCGGTTAGCTGACCTAAAAGACTTGGGGATCAATGCGATCGAGATCATGCCAGTGGCGCAGTTTCCAGGCGATCGCAACTGGGGCTACGACGGCGTTTATCCCTATGCTGTCCAAGATTCCTATGGTGGCCCAAAAGGCTTGAAAAAACTCGTGGATGCTTGTCACCAACAAGGGCTAGCGGTAGTGCTAGATGTGGTTTACAACCACTTTGGCCCAGAAGGCAACTATTCAAGCTGCTTTGGCCCTTACTTTACAGATACCTACCAGACTCCTTGGGGCAGTGCCATTAACTTTGATGACACCTACAGTCCAGGCGTGCGCAATTACTTCATCGAGAACACCCTGTATTGGCTGCGAGACTACCATATCGATGCCCTCCGCCTAGATGCGGTTCATGCCATCTATGATCTTGGTGCCAAGCACTTCCTCCAAGAACTGAATGAGAATGTGGCTACCCTATCCGAGCAAGTAGGTCGCCAATTGTACCTAATTGCCGAAAGTGACCTCAACGATCCCCGGATGATTCGTCCGGCGGAGCAGGGAGGTTATGGCATGGATGCTCAATGGAGCGATGACTTTCACCATGCCCTTCATGCTTTAGTAAGTAGCGATCGCCAAGGCTACTACCAAGACTTCGGTGAATGTGAACAACTCGCTAAAGCGTACAGCGACACTTTTGTCTACGACTGGAAGTATTCTCCCCATCGGCACCGCTTTCATGGCAATGTCGCTACCGATCGCCCCTGTTCTCAGTTCGTGATTTGCAGCCAAAACCACGACCAAATTGGCAATCGCATGTTGGGTGAGCGTCTCTCCCACATGATCCCCTACGAAGCTGCCAAACTGA containing:
- the treZ gene encoding malto-oligosyltrehalose trehalohydrolase; protein product: MRLGAQYLGNGQCEFIVWAPTATTVSLQLLSPKQQQMAMEQQEGGYWRIVASDVHPGTLYQYQVGDTEARPDPASNLQPQGVHGPSEVVDHQFNWSDGNWNGIPLEAIILYELHVGTFTQAGTFEAAIARLADLKDLGINAIEIMPVAQFPGDRNWGYDGVYPYAVQDSYGGPKGLKKLVDACHQQGLAVVLDVVYNHFGPEGNYSSCFGPYFTDTYQTPWGSAINFDDTYSPGVRNYFIENTLYWLRDYHIDALRLDAVHAIYDLGAKHFLQELNENVATLSEQVGRQLYLIAESDLNDPRMIRPAEQGGYGMDAQWSDDFHHALHALVSSDRQGYYQDFGECEQLAKAYSDTFVYDWKYSPHRHRFHGNVATDRPCSQFVICSQNHDQIGNRMLGERLSHMIPYEAAKLTAAAVLLSPYIPLLFMGEEYDEPAPFVYFVSHSDPDLIKAVREGRKQEFAAFHCEGEPDDPEGVETFNKCKLNWEKRNAGKNKTMLDWYKHLIQLRKTIPALAQLSRDRLSATNIDNLLVLRRWSDTEQIAVLMNFSDQPITCQPDVPAADWHKILDSADSKWQGSNPSASDTLSADQQVTFQPWNCIVYQAIA